The Alkalihalophilus pseudofirmus nucleotide sequence AGGAATCTGCTTCATTTGTATGTTGAGTCTGTTTGTGGTTTAAAACAACATTAATACGCCCATTCTTTCTCGTATTGACTCGGTCATTCATGCAAAACACCCCTTTATTACCGAGTTCGGTGCATTACAAGACAGTAGCTATTCATTCTTATTCATACGCTAAGTGAAATGAAAGTGTGACAAATGCCTAGAAGGATGAGGATGAAAATGAAAATATTCCTATTTTTTTGCTATAATACATTCATAGAAAGGGAGGGATTCATACATGTCTGTTTCCACACCTGAATTTATTACAGATTATCTTGACTCTTTATATGAAAAGGGACGGAAGGAGGCTACGATAAAACGATATCGTTATGACCTTCTAGATTTCCTTGAGTGGATGAAGGATCACAATAAACCATTAACAATAGAGGGCTTTGACTCTCTTTCAAATGAGGAAATGGCCCTTTTCTTTGACGAGTTAATTAAACATCGTTCCTACAAAATACGTACAACAAGAAGAATTTATTCCGTGATTCAACAATTAGCAAGATTTTATATAAAAAAAGGACAACTTCAGACACACGCTATTCTTTTCTACACTCAGCCAGAATTGATTCAAACTCCCTTACAACGAAAGGAATGGGTAAGCTCTGCTGAAGCCGACCAGCTCTTTTCTGTCGTTCGTTCTTATGAAGGATTAAGTGAAAATCAAATGAGAGCACGCCCTCTATTAATTGCTCGTAACGAATGTCTTTTACATTTATTATTGCATTATGGATGTTCTCTCCACGAGGCAGCTTCCCTTACCACTCGTGATGTACGATTTGAACGAAATGAGATACGTGTCCAATCTGAAAAAGGGATATCAAGAATTGTACCGATCACTCACGAGCATAAACAGCTTGCCTACAACTACTTAAAGACGATTCCAGAAGCGGTAAGACCTAAGCTTTTTTCAGATGAGCCTTTTTTTGTAGCCTTTGATTTTCAACGCGGTACGTTCCGCTGGTCATACGAAGAAGATCAACCGAAGCAATTAACGATAATCTCTATTCAAAAAATGATTCGACAGGAAGTGGAAAGAGCGGGGCTGCGGAAAGGCATTTCAGCGCAGCATTTAAGACACACCTATATTCTTAGAAAACTGCTAAATGGTGACGATGCGATCTCCTTGCAGCAGCAGCTTAGCTTTAAATCACTTCTATCACTTAAGCGCTACACTCTTACCATCAATCAATTAACAGAAGAGCAAAAACGAGAATTACAATAAAAAAGCTTTGGACAAAAGTCCAAAGCTTTTATAAATGATTTCTTATACTTCATCAGATTTCAATTGAACATTGCGTTGAGGAGCGAAGGTTGAGATCGCATGTTTATATACAAGCTGCTGCTTCCCTTCAGACTCGAGAATAATCGTAAAATTATCAAAGCCCTTAACATGGCCGCGTAATTGAAAGCCGTTTAATAAAAAGACAGTTACCGAGATGTTTTCTTTGCGTAGTTGGTTCAAAAATTGATCTTGAATGTTGATGGATTGTTTCATTAGAAGTCCTCCTCTTTATATCTCTATCCTTGTTTATTCGAGTTCTTTTTTCAATTTCCTTCTAAAAATTTGTCTACTGTGAAATTTACAATGTCTTGATAGTGCTTTGTTGGCTCAAAGGCAGACACAGAATACCATGCAGCATCCGTTTTATTTTTGAACCAGGTGAGCTGTCTTTTGGCATATCTTCGCGAGTTTTGCTTTAACACCTCAATCGCTTCATCCCTTGTATAAAGTCCGTCAAAATAAGCATAAATCTCTTTATAACCAATCGCTTGAATCGATTGACAATCACGGAGCCCTTGATCATAAAAGTGTTTCACCTCATCAAAAAGGCCAGCTTCTACCATTAAATCTACTCGTTTATTAATGCGGTCATATAAGTCTACACGATCCATTGTTAACCCAATCATCACTAAATTATACAAGGATTCTTGTTTTTCTTCGGTTTGCTGCTCTGAAAATAATTCACCGGTCACATAGTTTACTTCTAGAGCCCGGATGACCCTCCTTACATTATTAGGATGAATCTTTTCACATACTTTAGGGTCGATCTCCATCAGCTTTTGATAGAGCGCTTCGTTACCGTTCTTCTCGGTTTCTTCTTCAAGCTTTTTTCGATACGTAACATCTGTCGGAACTTCGGCAAAATCAAATCCGTGTGTGACAGCATTCACATAAAGCCCTGTACCGCCAACCAAGATTGGCAGCTTCCCTCTCTTAGTGATATCAGTAATAAGCGGGCGGCATAATTCTTGGAATTCAGCTACTGAAAAAGGCTTGTCCGGCTCTTTAATATCAATGAGATAATGCGGGATGCCCTCTTGTTCCTCTTTTGTCACCTTAGCCGTTCCAATATCCATACCCTTATATATCTGCATCGAATCTCCGCTAATAATTTCGCCATTCATTGCCTTTGCCACATGAATGCTAAGAGCCGTTTTACCAACTGCTGTCGGTCCGACAATCGCCATTAATCTTTCTTTCATTCCTTACACACCTCTATTTGTAGTAACATCAATAAAACCATAATGGAAAGCTGCATGCTGGCGTTTTATTTGCTTAAATCCAAACTTGTTAAAGCGTTCACTTTGCCAATGGTCTTTAAGAACGACTTTCTTTTTGGCTATACGTTTTGCGTGAAAGAGCACTTCTTCATCAATATCATCATGACATGCTATGCCTTTTAACCCTTTTATTCCTGTAGAGGTTTCAACATGCACCTCAAACATTGGGTCAAAGTAAACGACATCAATTGAAGAGGAAGAGGCTTGTTGTAAATAGGGCAGATGGTGAGTATGAATTACGTTGATCTCCCTCATCCGCTCAATCATCACTTTTGGCCCTTCCTGCCATTCTTTAAGACCTTCTTTAACAATATAAGCCGCCTCACGATTTGCTTCTAACCCAGTGACACATCCTTTTTCACCTACCGCAAGCTTTGCCATTAAACTGTCAGAAGCAAGCCCAAGCGTACAATCAAGAACGCTCATCCCCTCTTTTAAATCCGCCACATCAACGAGTGGATCCCTCATCCCTCTTAACCATTGCTTCACACGAAACATAGCAGAACTCGGATGATAGAAAAAGGGCTCCATTCTATCTTCTGTATATAACGTTAACCTGCTTTTAGCGACGACAATCACTTTGCTTTCGTGAGTGTTCAACAGCTCATCTACTGAGGCATCATTCCTCTTTATGAACAGACCATTAAGGTGACTGGCAACTTCTTTTGCTTTTCCTTCTAATTTGCTTGCTTGTTTCCTTGCAGTCGTTACGATCATGTTTTCCTCTTCTTTCTGAGTATTAGCTTCTACATCACGCGCTTAAACATTTTCTCAAGTTCATATGAAGAGAAATGAATAAGAATGGGCCTTCCGTGAGGACAAGTAAAAGGATCACTGCTTTTTCGCAATGATTCAAGCAGAGCAAACATTTCATCTTGCCTTAAATGACGATTTGCTTTTATCGATGCTTTGCAGCTCATTAAAATAGCCGCCTCTTCTCTTAAGCGTTTAATATCAATTTTTGCCGTTGTAAGCAGGTGGTCGATAATTTCTCTAATCGTTTCTTCTTCAAGGCCTTTAGGCAGCCATACAGGGTGAGAACGCACAATATAGGTTTTAGAACCAAATTCTTCTAAAAATACTCCTACTTGTTTCAAATCATCTAGATGCTGATCAATGATGATCGCCTC carries:
- the hfq gene encoding RNA chaperone Hfq: MKQSINIQDQFLNQLRKENISVTVFLLNGFQLRGHVKGFDNFTIILESEGKQQLVYKHAISTFAPQRNVQLKSDEV
- a CDS encoding tyrosine-type recombinase/integrase → MSVSTPEFITDYLDSLYEKGRKEATIKRYRYDLLDFLEWMKDHNKPLTIEGFDSLSNEEMALFFDELIKHRSYKIRTTRRIYSVIQQLARFYIKKGQLQTHAILFYTQPELIQTPLQRKEWVSSAEADQLFSVVRSYEGLSENQMRARPLLIARNECLLHLLLHYGCSLHEAASLTTRDVRFERNEIRVQSEKGISRIVPITHEHKQLAYNYLKTIPEAVRPKLFSDEPFFVAFDFQRGTFRWSYEEDQPKQLTIISIQKMIRQEVERAGLRKGISAQHLRHTYILRKLLNGDDAISLQQQLSFKSLLSLKRYTLTINQLTEEQKRELQ
- a CDS encoding class I SAM-dependent methyltransferase is translated as MIVTTARKQASKLEGKAKEVASHLNGLFIKRNDASVDELLNTHESKVIVVAKSRLTLYTEDRMEPFFYHPSSAMFRVKQWLRGMRDPLVDVADLKEGMSVLDCTLGLASDSLMAKLAVGEKGCVTGLEANREAAYIVKEGLKEWQEGPKVMIERMREINVIHTHHLPYLQQASSSSIDVVYFDPMFEVHVETSTGIKGLKGIACHDDIDEEVLFHAKRIAKKKVVLKDHWQSERFNKFGFKQIKRQHAAFHYGFIDVTTNRGV
- the miaA gene encoding tRNA (adenosine(37)-N6)-dimethylallyltransferase MiaA gives rise to the protein MKERLMAIVGPTAVGKTALSIHVAKAMNGEIISGDSMQIYKGMDIGTAKVTKEEQEGIPHYLIDIKEPDKPFSVAEFQELCRPLITDITKRGKLPILVGGTGLYVNAVTHGFDFAEVPTDVTYRKKLEEETEKNGNEALYQKLMEIDPKVCEKIHPNNVRRVIRALEVNYVTGELFSEQQTEEKQESLYNLVMIGLTMDRVDLYDRINKRVDLMVEAGLFDEVKHFYDQGLRDCQSIQAIGYKEIYAYFDGLYTRDEAIEVLKQNSRRYAKRQLTWFKNKTDAAWYSVSAFEPTKHYQDIVNFTVDKFLEGN